In Mastigocladopsis repens PCC 10914, a single window of DNA contains:
- a CDS encoding cytochrome c oxidase subunit II — protein MKIPSSIWTLLIGILLTLVSLWYGQNHGLLPTAASEEATLVDGLFNAMMVVSTGIFLIVEGVLVYCAFKYRRRAGDDTDGPPVEGNVPLEILWTAIPAIIVLGISVYSFDVYNEIGGFNPHAVHEAPVTPQAMKIPGAAIAATLSDTPPSTEPNLNQEKSDEAMQDPATASVRNADQIPQKQNAPGIGSVAPTIGPVPGKEGKPPEFVVNVTALQYAWIFTYPETGVTSGELHVPMGREVQMNMTANDVIHAFWVPEFRLKQDVIPGRQTEIRFTPSKEGDYALICAELCGPYHGAMRTQVVVETPQKFEQWMQEQQVASAEVLKQAVAVNPTELSPHEFLAPYTSEMGIHPEIVQQIHK, from the coding sequence GTGAAAATTCCAAGTTCAATCTGGACGTTACTCATTGGCATTTTGCTGACCCTCGTCAGCCTGTGGTACGGTCAAAATCATGGTCTCCTGCCGACAGCAGCCTCCGAGGAAGCCACCCTAGTGGACGGTCTGTTCAACGCGATGATGGTCGTCTCCACAGGTATCTTTCTAATTGTCGAAGGTGTTCTGGTATACTGTGCCTTTAAATATCGGCGGCGTGCTGGTGACGATACAGACGGACCACCAGTTGAGGGCAACGTACCTCTAGAAATCCTCTGGACGGCGATCCCGGCTATTATCGTCCTTGGTATTTCAGTTTACAGTTTCGATGTTTACAATGAAATAGGCGGCTTCAATCCCCATGCTGTGCATGAAGCTCCTGTCACCCCACAAGCAATGAAAATACCAGGGGCAGCTATAGCGGCAACTTTAAGTGATACACCCCCAAGCACAGAACCCAACCTCAATCAGGAAAAATCTGATGAGGCAATGCAAGACCCAGCCACAGCATCAGTCCGCAATGCTGACCAAATTCCCCAAAAGCAGAATGCTCCCGGCATAGGGAGTGTTGCTCCCACGATTGGTCCTGTTCCTGGAAAAGAAGGCAAACCACCCGAATTTGTAGTGAACGTCACAGCTTTGCAGTACGCCTGGATTTTTACCTACCCTGAAACAGGTGTTACTTCTGGGGAACTGCACGTTCCTATGGGGCGCGAAGTGCAAATGAATATGACAGCAAACGATGTTATTCACGCCTTTTGGGTGCCAGAGTTTCGCCTGAAGCAAGACGTTATCCCCGGTCGGCAGACCGAAATTCGCTTTACCCCAAGCAAAGAAGGAGATTATGCACTCATCTGTGCAGAACTGTGCGGTCCTTACCACGGTGCTATGAGGACACAAGTTGTTGTCGAAACTCCTCAAAAGTTTGAACAGTGGATGCAAGAACAGCAAGTAGCCAGCGCTGAAGTGCTAAAGCAAGCAGTTGCTGTTAATCCTACCGAGCTATCCCCACATGAATTTCTTGCACCTTACACCAGCGAGATGGGAATTCATCCAGAAATCGTACAACAAATTCACAAGTAG
- the ctaD gene encoding cytochrome c oxidase subunit I, translated as MTQAQVQETANIPALIEEPGVRHWRDYFTFNTDHKVIGIQYLVTTFIFYCIGGVLAELVRTELRTPEVDFVSPEVYNSLFTLHATVMIFLWIVPAGVGFANYLIPLMIGAKDMAFPRLNAVAFWIIPPAGLLLISSLLLGDAPDAGWTSYPPLSLVTGQVGEGIWIMSLLLLGTSSILGGLNFIVTLIKMRTPGMGFFQMPLFCWAMFSTSALALIATPVLASGLILLAFDLLAGTTFFNPTGGGDPVVYQHMFWFYSHPAVYIMILPFFGAISEVIPVHSRKPIFGYKAIAYSSLAISFLGLIVWAHHMFTSGIPGWLRMFFMITTMIIAVPTGIKIFSWLATMWGGKIRLNSAMLFAMGFVGMFVIGGISGVMLAAVPFDIHVHDTYFVVAHLHYVLFAGSVLGIYSGIYHWFPKMTGRMLNEFWGRVHFALTIVGLNLTFLPMHKLGMLGMNRRVAQYDPKFTFLNELCTIGAYLLAVSTFPFIFNAIWSWMYGPKAGNNPWNALTLEWMTTSPPAIENFDQLPVLATGPYDYGLEHAKEGVPLSDPNPVLSAGPNSVLRAAPDEPYPSIAAEKE; from the coding sequence ATGACACAAGCACAGGTACAAGAAACAGCCAATATCCCTGCTCTGATTGAGGAACCAGGGGTAAGGCATTGGCGAGACTACTTTACATTTAACACCGACCATAAGGTAATTGGGATTCAATACCTAGTCACAACGTTCATCTTTTACTGTATTGGCGGGGTTTTGGCTGAATTGGTTCGCACGGAACTGCGAACCCCAGAAGTGGATTTTGTCAGCCCAGAAGTTTATAACAGCTTGTTCACGCTGCACGCCACGGTCATGATTTTTTTGTGGATCGTGCCGGCGGGCGTGGGGTTTGCTAACTACCTGATCCCGTTGATGATTGGGGCAAAGGATATGGCATTCCCACGCCTAAATGCTGTTGCTTTTTGGATCATTCCCCCTGCTGGGTTATTGCTCATTAGCAGTTTACTGCTGGGCGATGCACCAGATGCGGGTTGGACTTCCTATCCTCCCCTGAGCCTGGTAACAGGTCAAGTGGGTGAGGGAATTTGGATTATGAGCCTGCTGCTGCTGGGTACATCTTCGATTCTGGGGGGACTCAATTTTATCGTCACCCTGATCAAGATGCGTACCCCAGGTATGGGTTTCTTTCAAATGCCATTGTTTTGCTGGGCAATGTTTTCTACTTCAGCACTGGCTCTGATAGCTACGCCAGTGCTAGCATCTGGTCTAATTCTGCTGGCTTTTGACTTACTTGCAGGAACGACATTTTTTAACCCGACTGGCGGTGGTGACCCAGTAGTTTACCAGCATATGTTCTGGTTTTACTCCCACCCAGCAGTTTACATCATGATTTTGCCCTTCTTTGGGGCAATTTCCGAGGTGATCCCCGTTCATTCCCGCAAGCCGATTTTTGGATATAAAGCGATCGCCTACTCTAGTTTGGCAATCAGCTTTTTAGGTCTAATCGTCTGGGCGCACCATATGTTCACCAGCGGTATCCCCGGTTGGTTGCGGATGTTCTTCATGATCACCACAATGATTATCGCCGTACCCACAGGAATTAAGATTTTCAGTTGGTTGGCAACCATGTGGGGTGGGAAAATCCGGCTCAATAGTGCCATGCTGTTCGCAATGGGCTTTGTCGGGATGTTTGTGATTGGTGGTATCAGTGGCGTCATGTTAGCGGCGGTACCGTTTGATATTCACGTTCACGACACCTATTTTGTGGTAGCCCACCTGCACTACGTTCTGTTTGCGGGTAGTGTTCTCGGCATTTACTCGGGAATTTACCACTGGTTCCCGAAAATGACGGGGCGGATGCTAAATGAATTTTGGGGTAGGGTTCACTTTGCCTTGACTATCGTTGGTCTAAATCTGACCTTCTTGCCCATGCACAAGCTGGGGATGTTGGGTATGAACCGTCGTGTTGCCCAGTATGACCCCAAATTCACGTTTCTGAATGAACTTTGCACCATAGGTGCGTATCTGCTAGCGGTTTCGACATTCCCCTTCATTTTCAATGCGATTTGGAGTTGGATGTACGGACCCAAAGCAGGTAATAATCCCTGGAATGCACTGACCCTAGAGTGGATGACGACCTCACCGCCAGCAATTGAGAATTTCGACCAACTGCCGGTACTGGCTACAGGTCCCTACGACTATGGCTTGGAACATGCTAAAGAGGGTGTACCCTTATCCGATCCCAATCCAGTCTTGTCTGCCGGTCCTAACTCAGTATTACGCGCCGCTCCTGACGAGCCATATCCATCTATCGCTGCTGAGAAAGAATAA
- a CDS encoding cytochrome c oxidase subunit 3 → MQSQTIDPAKADLNYHHHATAEAHHEEHPDHRLFGLIMFLVAEGMIFMGLFGAYLAFRSTLPVWPPEGTPELELLLPGVNTINLIASSFVIHNADTAIKKNNVWGMRIWFAITAAMGITFLVGQVYEYTHLEFGLTTNLFASAFYVLTGFHGLHVTIGVLAILAVLWRSFKKGHYSQEHHFGVEAAEIYWHFVDVIWIILFGLLYLL, encoded by the coding sequence ATGCAAAGCCAAACTATTGACCCAGCTAAGGCTGACCTGAATTATCACCACCATGCCACAGCAGAGGCTCATCACGAAGAACATCCGGATCATCGCCTCTTTGGGCTGATTATGTTCCTGGTTGCTGAAGGGATGATTTTTATGGGGTTGTTCGGAGCCTATCTGGCTTTCCGTTCTACACTACCTGTTTGGCCTCCAGAAGGCACACCAGAATTAGAACTATTGCTACCCGGAGTTAACACCATTAACCTGATTGCTAGCAGTTTCGTCATCCACAATGCCGATACCGCTATCAAAAAGAACAATGTGTGGGGAATGAGAATTTGGTTCGCCATAACTGCCGCGATGGGTATCACCTTCCTGGTGGGCCAGGTGTATGAATACACCCATCTGGAATTTGGTCTCACCACCAACTTGTTTGCCAGTGCATTTTATGTCTTGACTGGCTTCCACGGTCTGCACGTTACTATTGGAGTTTTGGCAATTCTTGCTGTATTGTGGAGATCGTTTAAAAAGGGTCACTACAGCCAAGAACATCACTTTGGTGTAGAAGCCGCCGAAATCTATTGGCACTTCGTTGACGTGATTTGGATTATCCTCTTCGGTTTACTGTATTTACTGTAG